A region from the Halarsenatibacter silvermanii genome encodes:
- a CDS encoding amino acid ABC transporter permease, whose amino-acid sequence MAERIELAQQSLPALLEGTVVTIQLTVLILLFGLFLGLIMAFGQTYGNRAVKFLVDIYERVFRSIPELVLLLLVFYGMPNIGINLNPFSAAVLALGLRATAYMSQIFRGAFQSVGSDQLTAARSLGMSKFKTFRYVILPQAVRVFIPPFANEYAIILKDTSLAYALGVTELLRQGQYIIAVHYDPLTIFLLIAAIYFVLTFGVTRLLKLLENKLKIPGLGAETN is encoded by the coding sequence TTGGCAGAGAGAATAGAACTTGCTCAACAGTCCCTTCCCGCTTTACTGGAAGGGACTGTTGTAACTATTCAATTAACAGTTTTGATATTGCTTTTTGGCCTGTTTTTGGGCCTGATCATGGCTTTTGGTCAGACTTATGGAAACAGGGCGGTTAAATTTCTGGTCGATATTTATGAGCGTGTTTTTCGCAGCATACCCGAGCTGGTACTGCTGCTTTTAGTTTTTTATGGTATGCCGAATATAGGCATCAATTTAAACCCTTTCAGCGCGGCGGTTCTGGCTCTGGGCCTGAGGGCAACAGCTTACATGTCGCAGATTTTTCGCGGAGCCTTCCAATCGGTGGGCTCAGATCAGCTTACAGCCGCACGCTCACTGGGGATGAGCAAGTTTAAAACTTTCAGATACGTGATTTTACCCCAGGCAGTCAGGGTATTTATACCTCCTTTCGCCAACGAATACGCGATTATTCTCAAAGACACTTCACTCGCCTATGCTCTGGGAGTGACCGAGCTTCTGCGTCAGGGCCAGTATATTATAGCTGTACATTATGATCCGCTGACCATCTTCCTCTTGATAGCGGCAATATATTTCGTTCTGACCTTTGGTGTGACAAGGCTTTTGAAACTGCTCGAAAATAAACTAAAAATTCCAGGTCTGGGAGCTGAAACAAATTGA
- a CDS encoding amino acid ABC transporter ATP-binding protein, with translation MAEKTLLNIKNLHKSFGDNLVLDGISFSLDPEEIKVIIGPSGTGKSTVLNCINRLVMPDDGEIWLEDTEVISCEDINSIRQNIGYVFQGFGLFHHLTAIKNIMIGLRKVKNMPDKAAREKALSELERVGLTEVADSYPAQLSGGQKQRVAIARALAMEPQLMLFDEPTSALDPELIGEVLTVMKDLAEEGMTMLVVTHEMGFARSVSDEIIFMEKGNIVEKAHPEKMFDSPELERTREFLFKLDELYGQGGE, from the coding sequence ATGGCTGAAAAAACGCTTTTAAATATCAAAAATCTGCATAAAAGTTTTGGAGACAATCTGGTGCTGGACGGGATATCTTTTTCGCTCGACCCGGAGGAGATAAAGGTGATTATAGGTCCCAGCGGCACCGGCAAGAGCACAGTGTTGAACTGCATAAACAGGCTGGTAATGCCGGATGATGGGGAGATATGGCTTGAGGATACAGAAGTTATATCCTGCGAGGACATCAACAGCATCCGCCAGAATATAGGCTATGTTTTTCAGGGTTTTGGCCTTTTTCATCATTTGACCGCCATCAAAAATATCATGATCGGGCTCAGAAAAGTCAAAAATATGCCAGATAAAGCGGCCAGGGAAAAAGCTCTTTCCGAACTGGAAAGAGTGGGTCTGACCGAAGTAGCTGATTCCTACCCGGCGCAGCTCTCCGGCGGCCAGAAACAGAGAGTGGCCATCGCGCGAGCGCTGGCCATGGAACCCCAATTGATGCTGTTTGATGAACCCACCTCGGCCCTCGATCCCGAGCTCATCGGAGAAGTTCTGACGGTCATGAAAGATCTGGCAGAAGAGGGAATGACAATGCTCGTGGTGACGCATGAGATGGGATTTGCCCGCTCCGTTTCCGACGAAATAATTTTTATGGAGAAGGGTAACATAGTGGAAAAAGCACACCCGGAGAAGATGTTCGATTCCCCTGAGCTGGAACGCACGAGGGAGTTTCTCTTCAAACTGGACGAGCTCTACGGTCAGGGTGGTGAATAA